The nucleotide window AAACTAtaatacgcatgcatgtcattatgtgttgtcaattatgacaatgatgtatgctgcacgcgtaaatgatttttgttgggcCAACAATTTTcttgcttaaccaaacgagtacttaataatattaattggttagtaacgggttacaacaaattatatcgcataatgaatacaattacataaacaatgcatgtttagtcttcatttaggtcgacatagtgtgttttgaatgacatcaagcttgtgtattgttgcattctactaatatatggaattgtTCACTGTtttgcctgagaataacaattgcttgaccacaacaaCGCTGGAGGTGGTAAgggacaatggtctttcaaataaacctgttgtacatgaacaaagattatatcatgcGGGGACCGTGTCAAACGAACCAGCGAAGTTATTGCATAATTGTTatactaactatattcaatgtacctgaacaaaatgatttccaaatacgtgaccgacacatatcATGCGGTGCCCAAAAGAATCAGGTGGTGGTTGAcctctaagaggaaaaaatgtcatgctttgttgtcgggacaacgatacaaggattatgttataccgtgaagcaatcacatatcccatctccgttatatccatccacttgtccacactaacctgaatgaaccaaacatacacatgtaagtaatttaaagattgttattaaaaaaattaacctaaaaacataactttgaaaacccatcaacaagtagggacaactttaattgttcaaatctctatgtgccaccgaagaggttcatgtactcatgcgatcacctgccaagttctttaatcaattcattacgcactaacgaccacgaatcttcccccatacctaataaagcggcaatggaccgatatccacagttaccatccgctttcacatccacaacgtcacgaatgaaaccttgaatgaatggcgcaaattgatccaacatcgggatgatccttgttggttGAGGCGGTTCagaacatgatgcacttcgtttgactggagagttgctgctttgaacagaatgaaaagcatcaacatactcccagtaagacggatcacgctttgtggatctttgacttattttcattgatttcttcggtgcacctttagtgttgacctttgacGAAGGAGGGCAgatagagttatgatcagggtatgcaatttcttgaagtttactcttcagagttactttgccagacacatcaagttcatcaaaccttttagatatgatctctatctcttccttgatgctgacttccgtctcacataacccttggtctgaaaagcaaagtctcctccagaaaagatggactgactccaatgggatgctgccagtagtatacctagaaagctcacatgcacaaggaagaccgtgcgtgcttctcatcacacaaccacaagaagagagattATTGTCGAGATAACATAGACGGTCAACctcagaagcaatctgatttaaagcatcccttgaaaccatcccaagaagcctcttgtataaggtttttttatatacatgcccaaccacatgcgtactggtttcaaatgatgctttaatttcgacgtgttgcagcgtgatcatgttgttcatggcatcccaaacactacataggtctccaacgctattttgtagtactcttttgagagcccaatgagctgattcaaccctacatttaaaatacacaacaaacatgaaaatatacaacaattaaataccatttattaCTAAtccttactaacaaataaaatcagttcttaatacctgtttgttgttgtgctacctaggtgcatgaccttattcgtccatgctgtaataaatttttctttgtgggggataatccatgtgtcgttaacatagtcaataAACATCGGCCAAGGCAaacaagcaacttgaaacttctgatgTGACTTATGGAACTGGTgttcggacggacaatcaaccaaagtaccccaattatccattacatagtcccacacatttttttcaccgattaaagatttgcacttcgccttcacatttttatcgatatgaaacctgcacaacgaattagtagactcgggcaacacagttttcactgcattcatcagtgctaggtctctgtcagtgacaataacaagagggaggcgatcgtttcttaaaaataggcctcgaaatcgttccaaagcccatacaatataattaacacactcagcctccagatatgcaaacccaacAAAGAATGTCATCGTcgttggtgtcactccaacaaagtcaagaaacgggagtctgtacctgtttgttttgtaggtactgtctataaaaaaaacaccagatgacatgcattgcataactttactgcatctgggtgacaccaaaacagatcatgcaccacaacttcatccttcaatctatgccaatgaatgtattgatcacgttcgagaagcttcatcagatgctgcatttcggtatcagctcctcttattgaagaacgatatgcacttcttgcattgtaaatttgctttatcgtggtgcaactgttggcattgtgttccttcaacgttagcaagatgttttttggtttcaccatcgactttgtcatatcagcaataattttcttttcttccttagtcaatcgtccggcatatggatgtccaactaaggacttggccaattcatgattgtgaatcccacagatcaacttcaccatccaaccttcccctccatgcactggtttcccacgaagcctgaagggacaaccacatttcctactcccagtgtcttttctaacgaattctttattcctacacttgtacgtaccactcctttcacacccaattaagacaaatgaacttcttcctctgctaccggtctctgtgtcaaacctcataatcactgcaacaaatccattttcatgggcaactgttcgagcccattgcaaaatATCATCTCGAATagcgaatacctacaacgcaaccctaacatattaattttcatacaaaacatcaattcaaccaaatgactcaaattatctatgattacctgagacttattaaaagcatttgaacaatccaCATGTGATTCATTCACcccacattcttcttgattatcataatcataatccatatgaacttcttaTGACATCGCAtagtcatacctccattgatcttcgtccatcttaagggcatatgcatcatacacaagtacattcaaattatcatataaccacatccaaaaatttactacacattaaataacaaacatattaacaggacatatgcatcatacacaagtatattcaaattatcatataaccacatccataAACTGACTACTTATTAACTAACAAACATACtaacaactaatacaaatatattctaaatttataactacattatttacttaaactaaacttatcactataataaacaactaataaaacatttttctactacaacaaaatacaattaagttacctaaatcatttaatattataccaaatcattatacctaattaaaccaataatccacaatatatatatatatatatatatatatatatatatatatatatataaattttaaaatagaaataaaaaaaaattgttaataatgtaacattccggaagaagtgcttcttccggaagttactaaCATTCTCATTCCGGAACTTCTTCCTGTtgtgcctaaaatttcttccAGATACAgctttttactgtttttcttctctaaaaactagccggaaaacacaaaaaataccCATAAATGTGTACCTCCGACGAAATAGGAAGAACAGTAActaacaaaacttcaaatacggaacacCTGCTTCACGgggaccaccaaatcttcaaatacttcacgggaccaccaatgGAAAGCAACAGCAAGAAaacgaaagaaaacaaagaaggaaGAAGGCGCAGTAAGAAATGGAAGCGTGAAATGGAAGCGTGAAGcagtaaatttaaagaaaattacacaGGGGCAAAATTGTCATtacatatgcattaaatattattttatttttacttattattataaaatgaaaattattttttcttgacattgttataaaataataatcatttttttattatatattaacttttgtaatagaaattaaatgttatcataataaatattttatatttttaataaaaatatatgaattaattaatttttatggtttaaattatactaaattgtcacacaaattaatatttacaattacatgcgcgtaaaaaagaaattataaatattattcataattacgttcactaattatttaattatttgtgtataataatattaattattttataatttagtttattcattaaaattaaattattacaaaaaaatcattttttaaaaaaaacaaatttccgGAAGACCCTTCTTCCTGAAGTAAAAGGAcatcttccggaagaagcttcttccagAAACATTCCGGATGGCGTTCTTCCGGAAAGAGTTTCTGAGTACTTCCGGAATCACaaattcttcttccggaagaaggttcttccggaaaaagAGTCTTCCGGAATGATTccgaaagaaggttcttccgaaaATGATTTTTGCGGAAGGGCATTTTCTCCACTTCACTGTTCgctgggtgccccagcaataatgctgggtgcatgTAACAACTCCCATATGTTTGGTAGAACTGACAAAATGGAGGAGTCAGACTAAGTTGGACAGCAAAAATATTGGCCCAAATAGAAACGGGCCTATTTGCACTAGCCCAATCAATAGCATCCAAAGTTatttaaaagatgaaatgaCTCACACTTATGAAGAAtataaaatatggattaaaataaatcttatgcAGATATTTTCAGCGGACACAGTTGTACATTCATGAGACCTGCATGCTTAAACAATGGAATGTCTTCTTGCAGCTTGTAggagaaaaatcaaatcaagtcCTTTAGATTCGCTACTCCAGTTAGTCTctgatttgataattaaattaagcaTTTTGGGCCCAGAAAGTCCTTTAGATTTGCTACTagttggtctcttgttcaattGTTGTAAAAAAAGTTTGGTAAGTAATTGAATTTGGATTGTTGCTTCCTGCATCAAAAATTGTttcttacacttttttttagctTTGGGATTGGTCAATtccaaatataaaatcatatttcGGATTGATTGTAGCTGTTGACTACCTGGAATGACCaatctaaaaagtaaaaaataaaataaaaaatagaaaagtgcATGAAGCAATTCTGGAGAGACAGGAAGTAACAACTTGAATTTGGTAAATTTGGCCCAGAAGGTAATACAGAACTTGGCAATTTGGAAATGAGTGATGAAAAAAGACATGACAGGAGCCTCTAATGAAGATGGTGACGGGAAATAATGTGAGAAAATGATGCATTCATTTTCCTGTTGTGTCGGCACTCGACAGAGAttcttgctttgttttttttcttttttcccttctaaaatattaatattaataagtatttgtgagatattaattaaaaactcaAGTAGAagaatttatgaaattaatattatttctaaCAATTTTCTATCTATGTTTTGTTAACAATAATCTTTTAAACAGGAgctaattaacattttttagtcAGTATTTTATAAAGTTACGCTTCTATCAAGTGATTATTAGTTCAGcatatttaaaatagttttcaaattttaatttaccaTCAATAATGTCACATGCTAATActaagttttttatatttagattaATTAAAAGCATTCAAAATggattattaaaataagtatctATTTTTACTAGCattgttctttaaaaaaataaataaaaagtatctCTTTTAGCCATATCATTAAGTACATCTCATATTTCTTTctcctctcttttcttctctatattttttcactctttattgtaaaatgtgtTGTACATATAAATAACATTTCTCATAAATATATACGCTTCTCCCAGAAAAAATCACCTTACTTTAAGAatccttttaaaaaagaaaacttacTGTGAGagataattaaactaaatttgagGTAAAACAATTACAGACTTTGAGTCTAATTTTAAActgttttaaaagtaatttagtAGTATTACTTAATACCTATTTCACAACCTACAATCCTTGAGCCATGTCCATTGTTAATTTGTGGTGTTTAAAAGAAATCAGACTTGGTTTGATAATGCATGGACCAATGGTGCTCACTATTTTAATATTACCAAGATGTCAATTGTATAAAGTCGTTAAGATATACTTCTACACCGACTGCACGTGATGCGTTTCTTTTTCATACATTACTGAAAATATGCCATAATTATGGACgcgttttattatttttagttatatagTTAATCAgtcagaaaaaatatattatatagttAATATATCATGCATGCATTAAATGATGTTTAGATTGAATTAGTTATTAGATCCCCTCAAATTAAGGATATCAATTCTTTGTCGCTGCTTAATTGAATTAGGGAAGTGACCAAACGGGGTTGAGGACATCTCCCAATTTCTCATTCAACTTTAATACGTTTTACTATTTCTTTTGCTGAATTAAAACGTTATACtattagaattaatttttgtgAGAGAAGTTAAATCTcttgataaaattttatttaaacaatacCATATGTCATTCTTAGTGttgtatttcttaaaatttcaatttcaaatatgcacatatttttttatatttggcttaaataaattttgatattgttattttgtttaatttacaatttaatacctctattttaaaataaaaatatttggtcccttgttttttaaaaagctGCGATtataattcttatattttaaaataaagatatttagttctcatattttctttaaaatatattttaatcaaatttttaattttatttaagttttatttcttttatcttggTTCAATTGAATCCTAGATCGAATATATTTATTTAGGATACCATAAGTTTAATAGAtaagaaatacaaaataaagcatgaaaaaaattaaagacttaaacaaaaattgtgatttttaaaaaatatgaagatcaactatttttattttaaaataaaggatcaaaattatgaattttttaaaatagtagaaccaaatgtttctattttaaaatagatgtttaaaattatgaattaaatCAAAGGAAGgaactaaaattacatttaagtcttgatattttaaatacttattttattttgtatttttcataatttcaatatttatttgaagtacaTTATCATTGCTagcaaaaaaatagtaaatgaaTAACCATTGGCATGTAGATTAACTGTTACGTTTCAATTTAACTAATAATCTTAAGTTAAAATCATTAATGTACGATTGTATTTTGTATGGAAtactcatataaaaaaaattatggctcGTAATAATCATATATCTGCCTTGAAGAGTATTACTTTTCGTGTACAATATATGCGTtctattaaagaaaaagaaaaataatgtacattccttctttacttttgtaTTCCTCTGCCTCCCCTAAGGTAACGGCGTCAACTAACGGTTGACATTTTAAGATGAATGACAAAATAACCCTTCGGTCCACCACCTTCTTTGCTTCTTTccttataaaagaataaaatctgATCTAATCCTAATCAActaaaagctttttagtaattCACGTTTCTGCTTTGTGCTTTTCAAATAGGTGGAGACATTTGCAATCAGCGTCTACATGTAAATGAAGcaaaaatttagattttaatgTATAGTTGGGATGGTCAAGGAGATTAATCTTGAAAGGATGAAAGATTATTAAAGCACTCTCATCGGATGGTGGTTAGCCTTTATAGAAAATTAAACCCCAATgacaaaaaatgattaattagaaTACTTCACCTGTGTAAATCAGTTCAACCACAATATATTGAAATTGATTTGGTGttgttgaatttgaatttgagataTATTTTGAACTTTGGTGTTCTTGTAATAGGTGTTGAGAGGAAGACGGGGGCATAAGCGTccagaaattttaataaaaaaaattgaatgtttatCACATTGATGTGTTTCGTTAACAGAATAACATCACAAAAGTTAGGGTAATTTtgcataagaataaaataaggaGGAGATACACGTGtaataaattctaaattaagAAAGAATGAGTGTAAtttgttgaataaaaaaaatagtatatgaaTCCTGAATAGCATAACATTACATTTTGATACCAAACATACTTCTTCTcgttaaaaaacaaaacttacaTACTAAATTAAAATCCCTATGCAAAAAGGGTAAATTGATAAGATATGGTGAATTAGTGAATTGGTTAGGTAAAGTTTCATCAGCATTGGAATTCTATGGGCATCATTGCAAGCCAGATAGATGCCTGTTAACTAGTGAATGTGGATGTATTTGATGCCGTGTGTCATGACTCTCCTAACGAGTGGAGGAAGTTATAAACCAAGTAATGAATGGGTTTACCTTACGCTTACCCCTGTCGGCAATAAACTCTAATAAAGGATCAATAGCTAAAAATGTAGTCCAACTGTCCAAAGTCATCTTCTGTTCCCCTTCCCGTTACTACTAGTCACTTTCCAACTTTGTTCCACTGAAAAACACATACAAATAGTAGTGTAGTgctaactctctctctctctctctctctcacacacacacacacactctccCCGAGGTAACTCATCTTGCTGCTAGTGCTGTCTCTTTTTTGTGTGATTTGGATCTACAAGGTTGAAGAGGAgaacaaatgaattttttagcAAATTTTTCTTTCTGGGTCATTtctcaagtgatattttcaTGCTGAtgttgctttctttttttgaattttccTACATATAGAATTTATTTGGTTGTGTTACTGTTATTATCATTGCTAAAGTAGTTGGATTTAGTTTGCAACCTTTCAGCTTGATTTGTTCACATTTGCACtgaaaagtttcaatttttatgaGCTTTGATTTTGGTGGATGTAATTTTAGATCTTCAGCCGATCCAGCTTAACAGTTGAGATTGGGGGAGTGATGTGACATGCAATACAATTATACAAATGAGATTGTTTGAAAGTGGGTATTAGATTCTATGAAGATCAGACAATAGTGACACCAAAAACTCTGTTTTTAAAGTTAGTCTTTTTCTTCGTGTAAAATCATTATCAATCACATGTTAGTGTTAGATCCGCTTGCATGTGTgctagaagaaaataaaacaaagttcgGATGAAACTATAGTTGAAAGAGAGTTAAGCTCGTTTATTATAAGGTCTTCTTCTGCTAGAAATTGTGCCCCCAAACTACCTTATAGATTCTAAATCAGTTCTAGTACCTTTTTTGTTAACATATAAATTCTTTGTGCTTAGATAATTATTAGATCTATTTTGATGGTTTGCTTGGTTTTGAGGCTCATTAATTTCAGTGTACACTGCTATAGGTTTGAGAGGGTACTGGCATCCAAAAAATGGGTTCTAAAACTAATGCTTCGGGCCATAGAGCACGAAGGCCGCTGTCAATATTTGCTGTGCTTGGTCTTTGctgtttcttttatcttttgggaGCATGGCAAAGAAGTGGATCTGGGAAGGGAGATAACCTTGCATTGAAAGTTAATAACCTGATGACTGACTGCACTGTTTTACCCAATTTGAGTTTTGAATCTCATCACAATGATGTAGAAATTGTCGAACCTGCTGAGCCAAAAGCTAAAGAGTTCAAGCCGTGTGATGTGAAATATACTGATTATACACCTTGCCAAGAGCAAGACCGAGCAATGACATTTCCCAGAGAGAATATGATCTATAGAGAAAGGCATTGTCCCGCTGAAAAGGAGAAATTGCGCTGCCTCATTCCAGCCCCCGAAGGGTACACAACTCCTTTTCCGTGGCCTAAAAGCCGTGATTATGCCTACTATGCTAATGTTCCTTACAAGAGCCTGACAGTGGAGAAGGCTGTTCAAAACTGGGTGCAATTCCAGGGAAATGTGTTTAAATTTCCAGGTGGAGGGACCATGTTCCCTCACGGAGCAGATGCATATATTGATGAACTTGCGTCAGTTATTCCAATTGCTGATGGTTCTGTCAGAACAGCACTGGACACTGGTTGTGGGGTAAGTCTTAACGATTAAGTTATTCTTCTGATagtatgcttgttttctttagtTTAAGGATATGTAATAAATGGAAAAGCCTCCTCTAATAGTCTAATATGGATTAAGATAAGAAAGCTGTATAATTCAATTGATGGATGCTTACATTCTTACTTATCTTGGATGCCTAATCAAGTTTTATAACtcagtttcttttattttccctGCATCTTATACCACTAAGGAATTTCAGATTGGATTCACAATGCTTAGCTAAaggatctctttattttttcctgTTAAAAGTGTGTATTTTCAATTCAGGGATTTCAGATTGGATTCACTATGCTTAGCTAAAGGGTCACTTTATTTTTTCCTGTTAAAAGTGTGCATTTTCAATTCACAATTCTTGTGTCAATGTTCTTTTGAAGTCTTTTCCTCTGCAATATTTATAGCTTCCCTGAGATACAATTGAGCAGAAAGAAATTTAAGAATTACTTGTGATGGCTACTGCATGGGAATCTCATGTTGATCATCTACTTATATAATGTTCTTTTGTTTATTGCATTCCAAATTTCTCAATTTTCATGTATATAATTTGAGTATACTAAGAATCAATTgccattttgttttttgttatgCTTGTTGGCACAGGTTACTTGTTTCAATAGGTATCTATTAATTGTTTGTGATTGCTTTATCaatctaaaaatgaaaaattatacagGTTGCAAGCTGGGGAGCCTACTTGCTAAAGAGAAATGTGCTGGCTATGTCCTTCGCTCCAAAGGACAACCATGAAGCACAAGTTCAGTTTGCTCTAGAACGAGGGGTGCCTGCTGTTATTGGTGTCCTTGGCACCATCCACCTTCCATACCCATCAAGAGCCTTCGATATGGCCCAGTGTTCTCGATGTCTAATACCATGGACCTCAAATGGTTAGTGCTAAATTGGACAGTCAATATGATTGACCAAGAATACTTTGTTATTATCCTTTTTCTTCTGATGATACATCTGAACTTCCAAACAAAATAATGCATATGTTTGTAAATTTGGCATCCTTTTGTCCACTGTGTCAATGCAATTGCTTGTCAAATTTAATGAATGTCCACCCCATTATTGAATGCAGAGGGCATGTATCTAATGGAAGTTGACCGAGTCTTAAGGCCTGGTGGATACTGGATTTTGTCTGGCCCCCCAATTAATTGGAAAACATACTACCAAACATGGAAGCGATCCAAGGAAGATCTGAAGGCAGAACAAACAAAACTTGAGGAGTTAGCTGAAAGTCTTTGTTGGGAAAAGAAGTATGAAAAGGGTGATATTGCTATttggagaaagaaaataaatgctaAATCCTGCAAAAGAAAGTCTCCCAATGTTTGTGGTTTAGATAATGCTGATGATGTGTGGTAAGTCCTATCATAGTTGAAGAGATTTTAATAATGAATAGTTACACaaaattgaagatttca belongs to Glycine soja cultivar W05 chromosome 5, ASM419377v2, whole genome shotgun sequence and includes:
- the LOC114412256 gene encoding probable methyltransferase PMT14; its protein translation is MGSKTNASGHRARRPLSIFAVLGLCCFFYLLGAWQRSGSGKGDNLALKVNNLMTDCTVLPNLSFESHHNDVEIVEPAEPKAKEFKPCDVKYTDYTPCQEQDRAMTFPRENMIYRERHCPAEKEKLRCLIPAPEGYTTPFPWPKSRDYAYYANVPYKSLTVEKAVQNWVQFQGNVFKFPGGGTMFPHGADAYIDELASVIPIADGSVRTALDTGCGVASWGAYLLKRNVLAMSFAPKDNHEAQVQFALERGVPAVIGVLGTIHLPYPSRAFDMAQCSRCLIPWTSNEGMYLMEVDRVLRPGGYWILSGPPINWKTYYQTWKRSKEDLKAEQTKLEELAESLCWEKKYEKGDIAIWRKKINAKSCKRKSPNVCGLDNADDVWYQKMEVCKTPLPEVTSKNEVAGGELQKFPARLFAVPPRIAQGAIPGVTAESYQEDNKLWKKHVNAYKRMNKLIGTTRYRNVMDMNAGLGGFAAALESQKSWVMNVVPSIAENTLGVVYERGLIGIYHDWCEGFSTYPRTYDLIHANGLFSIYQDKCNLEDILLEMDRILRPEGAIIIRDEVDVLNQVKKIVGGMRWDAKLVDHEDGPLVPEKILVALKVYWVGTSKNKTSNEE